A genome region from Bufo gargarizans isolate SCDJY-AF-19 chromosome 2, ASM1485885v1, whole genome shotgun sequence includes the following:
- the SOCS3 gene encoding suppressor of cytokine signaling 3 has protein sequence MFISLTMVTLRWNCFHHCFRPSSILAAMSSQAAQLSYHYKSFCGDYERVETALERLEASGYYWSTLSGTEAKKLLSDQPVGSFLIRDSSDHHHLFTLSLRTSAGITNLRIKLEGTSFYLETVAGAESAPTFPCVVKLVEHYMRLTAAGESDSNLCYIEGKEHPVPLMLTQPLNCKVVSLQYLCKRTVVANMPEEASGSDENLEELPVSKMLRNAFQN, from the coding sequence ATGTTCATTAGTTTGACGATGGTCACACTTCGCTGGAATTGCTTCCATCACTGCTTCCGTCCATCATCCATCCTTGCAGCCATGAGCTCACAGGCTGCCCAACTGTCTTACCACTACAAATCTTTCTGTGGAGACTATGAAAGGGTGGAGACTGCACTCGAGAGGCTGGAGGCCAGTGGCTACTACTGGAGCACCCTCTCTGGCACTGAAGCCAAAAAGCTATTATCTGATCAGCCTGTTGGATCCTTTCTTATCCGTGACTCTTCAGATCATCACCATCTGTTTACCCTTAGCCTTCGCACATCTGCTGGCATTACCAATCTACGTATTAAACTGGAGGGAACTTCTTTCTACCTGGAGACAGTAGCAGGAGCAGAAAGTGCTCCAACATTTCCTTGTGTGGTGAAGCTGGTTGAACATTATATGCGCTTGACAGCAGCAGGAGAGTCTGACTCTAATCTGTGCTACATTGAAGGGAAAGAGCATCCAGTCCCTCTTATGCTTACACAACCACTAAATTGCAAAGTGGTGTCTCTACAGTATTTATGCAAAAGGACAGTGGTGGCCAACATGCCTGAAGAAGCGTCTGGATCTGATGAGAACCTGGAGGAACTTCCTGTGTCTAAGATGCTTCGGAATGCCTTTCAAAACTAG